The nucleotide window AACTTGAATATTGCGTCCCGGTGCTGAATACCAGCCTGTCGCTGAATTTGGATCCATATTATAACATTGATCAGTATAGAATTTATCAAAGATGTTGTTAACTTTTAAGAACACTTTCGCATTATCTTGGATTTGATAATTAAAGGCGGCATCCCAAACCCAGAAAGTTTTAAACTCATCCGCGGTTGTTTGCGATTTGCGCCCATCACGGTTTACAATCCCGCGACCATTTAGCACCATATCAAATTTATCTTTTTGATAATTTGTGCTGATGTTCCATTGTCCTCTTGGTAAGTAACCATCTCGATTTGGATTTAAGGTCGATTTTGTTGGATCAATATAAATATAAGTATAACCAATATTAGTACTTAGATTTTCGTTAAAGGTTTTATCAATATTAATATTCCAACCCCTAGTACTTTCTTCACCGGTATTTTCATAAGTTTGGTTCGCAAAAATAATCATATTATTAGCCTTACGACGATAAATATTAAAATTAGCATTTAGACTTTTATCAAACTTATGCTTAATCCCAAATTCCACCGTATTACCTTCTTCCGGCTTTAAATTAGGATTACCGGTATTACCATAGGCATCGTGGTAATATAACTGCGATATCCCCGGTGCGACAAAAAACTCTTTATAGCTAACATAGTAATTAGTTTTCTCATCTGGTTGATAACTTAGCACCGCACTTGGCGTATTATGTCGCCCAAAGTCAGAATGATAATCACTTCTTAGTCCAGTTGTAACTGTAATCTTATCATTCATATACCACGCATCTTGTAAGTAAAGCGATTGATTAGTGATATTTTTTCCTTCTACACTTGGCATCCCTACATATCGTTTAACTTTATCTTGATAAAAATCAAACCCGCCAATTAGGGTATGTTTATCATATTCATACGTCAATTGATCACTAAAACCAGTTGTTTCCATGCGCATTGACCATAAATAACTTTTAGCTTCGCTGTCATCCACTAAATCTGTTACATTTTTAAAAACTGACAATTGATTAACGGCTTTATCACTAATCCTATTTTTATAAGATAATCCCACTCTAGTATTGTCTTTATTTCCTTTTAATCTGGTTGTAGTTTTTAATCCGCCAGTGCTAGGACGTTCATAATTAGAGTTGTAGTTTTCAAAATTAACCTCTACCGCCGTATCTTTGTCAAAATCTTTCCCTAATTTCAAGTCAATTGTCTTAGAATTTAAGCCTTTTTGAATAGTATTATTATTACCATCTTTGAAGTTACCGCTTAAATCTTTTTGCGCACTAATTAACCAGTAAAGATCTTCTTTATTACGCCCTGAATTCATAACCCCATATTGACTAGTATTAAAACTTCCACTCATCATGCTAATAGTAGTTTTTTGTTCAGCTTTACCTAATTTTTTGGTAATAATATTAACAACTCCACCCGCCGCATCAGAGCCATATAAAGTTGAAGCTGAACCTTTTAAGATTTCAATTCTTTCAACATTATCCATATTAACCATTGTTGATGGCTCAAATCGACTTGAGATAATACCATTAGTGTTTACTCTCATCCCATCAATTAAAAATACCACATTAGAGGTACCATTAATGTAGATTTGATTAGAAGAATAGTTTTCTCCGCCAGTCCCATAACTTTGAATAGTAACACCAGGAACATTTTTTAAAGCTTCGCTAATATTAATATAATGATTAGCTTCAATCATTGCTCTAGTTACTACATCCACATTAGCCGGTGCCTTAAAAGGTTCTTCTTCAATTTTACT belongs to Negativicutes bacterium and includes:
- a CDS encoding TonB-dependent receptor, with protein sequence MMKKTLFSKKALLAAIACTTFYAATTPQVWAEEVKDEYNMDGVVVTASKIEEEPFKAPANVDVVTRAMIEANHYINISEALKNVPGVTIQSYGTGGENYSSNQIYINGTSNVVFLIDGMRVNTNGIISSRFEPSTMVNMDNVERIEILKGSASTLYGSDAAGGVVNIITKKLGKAEQKTTISMMSGSFNTSQYGVMNSGRNKEDLYWLISAQKDLSGNFKDGNNNTIQKGLNSKTIDLKLGKDFDKDTAVEVNFENYNSNYERPSTGGLKTTTRLKGNKDNTRVGLSYKNRISDKAVNQLSVFKNVTDLVDDSEAKSYLWSMRMETTGFSDQLTYEYDKHTLIGGFDFYQDKVKRYVGMPSVEGKNITNQSLYLQDAWYMNDKITVTTGLRSDYHSDFGRHNTPSAVLSYQPDEKTNYYVSYKEFFVAPGISQLYYHDAYGNTGNPNLKPEEGNTVEFGIKHKFDKSLNANFNIYRRKANNMIIFANQTYENTGEESTRGWNINIDKTFNENLSTNIGYTYIYIDPTKSTLNPNRDGYLPRGQWNISTNYQKDKFDMVLNGRGIVNRDGRKSQTTADEFKTFWVWDAAFNYQIQDNAKVFLKVNNIFDKFYTDQCYNMDPNSATGWYSAPGRNIQV